In the Corynebacterium suedekumii genome, one interval contains:
- the scpB gene encoding SMC-Scp complex subunit ScpB, whose amino-acid sequence MSLPMISQLRSRLESILLVIDAHATVATLSRVLETDEATIASLLAAMAKEFDERGSGFDLRETDEGWRLYTRTENAPVVEQFLLDGSQTKLSRAALETLAVIAYRQPATRSQISGVRGVNVDGVMRTLQLRGLIKEVDIEPATGAHRYATTGLFLELLGIESLDRLPDLAPLLPDLDSIDEEF is encoded by the coding sequence ATGAGTCTGCCCATGATCAGTCAGCTGCGGTCCCGCCTCGAGTCGATCCTCCTGGTCATTGACGCACATGCCACCGTGGCCACCCTGTCCCGGGTCCTCGAGACGGACGAGGCCACCATTGCCTCCCTGCTCGCCGCCATGGCGAAGGAGTTCGACGAGCGTGGTTCCGGCTTTGACCTCCGGGAGACCGATGAGGGTTGGCGCCTGTACACCCGGACCGAGAACGCGCCGGTGGTGGAGCAGTTCCTTCTCGACGGTTCGCAGACGAAGCTGTCGCGTGCCGCCCTGGAGACCCTGGCAGTCATCGCGTACCGGCAGCCGGCCACCCGTTCGCAGATCTCCGGGGTGCGTGGCGTCAACGTCGACGGCGTCATGCGCACCCTGCAGCTGCGTGGGCTGATCAAGGAGGTCGACATCGAACCGGCCACCGGCGCCCACCGCTACGCCACGACGGGGCTGTTCCTGGAGTTGCTGGGGATCGAATCGCTCGACCGCCTGCCCGACCTGGCCCCGCTGCTGCCGGACCTGGATTCGATCGACGAGGAGTTCTGA
- a CDS encoding pseudouridine synthase has protein sequence MTPPARRDGTPDKDQQPTRLRASEIQLSNARPARRQNVDPDQRRRKAATADSVAQSLGADWLVDDKPTEGVRLQKVLAQAGVASRRHAEVLIDKGRVEVNGKVVKTQGTRVNPNTDVIRVDGVRVNVNEEHEYFLLNKPRGMQSTMSDDMGRPCVGDIVAEKTMSGQRLFHVGRLDADTEGLLILTNDGELANRLTHPKYEVAKTYLATVLGEADKRLVHTLRNGIELDDGPAKADYVQIVDSHNGQSLIRIELHEGRKHIVRRMLKEAGFPVQRLVRTKIHTVQLGEQKPGTMRALNNSELTSLYKAVQL, from the coding sequence GTGACTCCCCCCGCTCGCCGAGACGGCACACCGGACAAGGACCAGCAGCCCACCAGGCTGAGGGCTTCCGAGATCCAGCTGTCCAACGCCCGCCCCGCCCGCCGCCAGAACGTCGACCCCGACCAGCGGCGAAGGAAGGCCGCCACCGCCGACTCCGTCGCCCAGAGCCTGGGCGCGGACTGGCTCGTCGACGACAAACCCACCGAGGGTGTCCGCCTGCAGAAGGTGCTCGCCCAGGCCGGTGTCGCCTCCCGCCGCCACGCCGAGGTCCTCATCGACAAGGGTCGCGTCGAGGTCAACGGCAAGGTGGTCAAGACCCAGGGCACCCGCGTCAACCCGAACACCGACGTCATCCGCGTCGACGGAGTGCGCGTCAACGTCAACGAGGAGCATGAGTACTTCCTGCTCAACAAGCCGCGCGGCATGCAGTCGACGATGTCGGACGACATGGGTCGCCCGTGCGTCGGTGACATCGTCGCCGAGAAGACCATGTCCGGGCAGCGGCTCTTCCACGTCGGTCGTCTGGACGCCGACACCGAGGGTCTGCTCATCCTCACCAACGACGGGGAGCTGGCCAACCGCCTGACCCACCCGAAGTACGAGGTGGCCAAGACCTACCTGGCCACCGTTCTCGGCGAGGCCGACAAGCGTCTCGTTCACACGCTGCGTAACGGCATCGAGCTGGACGACGGCCCCGCGAAGGCCGACTACGTCCAGATCGTCGACTCCCACAACGGCCAGTCCCTCATCCGCATCGAACTGCACGAGGGCCGCAAGCACATCGTGCGCCGCATGCTCAAGGAGGCCGGCTTCCCGGTCCAGCGTCTCGTGCGCACCAAGATCCACACCGTCCAGCTCGGCGAGCAGAAGCCCGGCACCATGCGTGCCCTGAACAACTCCGAGCTGACCTCCCTGTACAAGGCGGTGCAGCTGTGA